One segment of Struthio camelus isolate bStrCam1 chromosome 25, bStrCam1.hap1, whole genome shotgun sequence DNA contains the following:
- the RUNDC1 gene encoding RUN domain-containing protein 1: protein MEAEGGPLGPGERWAPVGAVSAAAAAEEAAAEEDEEEEEAAAAAAAGGSPRSVPRLRAERRRLHGALLALASHFAQVQFRLRQVARAGPAEQQRLLRDLEDFAFRGCPAPLAPGLGDAPSEREKQEQIEVQKEKQRELILQLKTQLDDLETFAYQEGSYDSLPQSVVMERQRMIIDELIKKLDMDLNEDIATLSPEELRQRVDAAIAQIVNPARVKEQLVEQLKTQIRDLEMFINFIQDEVGSSGKAEDGHCECSGKKDGSGSYKSNTRSSGNRVNPEDARKMRETGLHLMRRMLAVLQIFAVSQFGCATGQIPRTLWQKDQANKDYSPLIKKLELSVDRVRQLAMKHQQEDHVISYSSMQDIPLGGRDELTLAVRKELTIALRDLMAHGLYASSQGMSLVLAPIACLIPAFTSSPQTMHPWELFVKYYNAKNGQAFMESPARKLSQSFALPVTGGVAITPKQSLLTAIHTVLTEHDPFKRSADSELKALVCMALNEQRLVSWVNLICKSGALVQSHYQPWSYMANTGFESALNILSRLSNLKFSLPVDLAVRQLKNIKDAF from the exons ATGGAGGCGGAGGGCGGCCCGCTGGGCCCGGGGGAGCGCTGGGCGCCGGTGGGCGCcgtgtcggcggcggcggcggcggaggaggcggcggcggaggaggacgaggaggaggaggaggcggcggcggcggcggcggcgggcgggtcGCCGCGGTCGGTGCCGCGGCtgcgggcggagcggcggcggctgcacggggcgctgctggcgctggccTCGCACTTCGCCCAGGTGCAGTTCCGGCTGCGGCAGgtggcgcgggccgggccggccgagCAGCAGCGCCTGCTCCGCGACCTCGAGGACTTCGCCTTccgcggctgccccgcgccgctggCGCCCGGCCTCGGCGACGCCCCG AGCGAGCGAGAGAAGCAGGAACAAATTGAGgtccagaaggaaaagcagagagagctGATCCTGCAGCTCAAGACGCAGCTGGATGACCTGGAGACATTTGCTTACCAGGAGGGCAGCTATGATTCTCTGCCACAGTCTGTGGTTATGGAAAGACAGCGG ATGATTATAGATGAGTTAATAAAGAAGCTGGACATGGACTTGAATGAAGATATTGCAACACTCTCTCCAGAGGAGCTGCGGCAGCGCGTGGATGCTGCCATAGCACAAATTGTTAATCCAGCCAGGGTGAAGGAGCAGCTGGTGGAACAACTCAAGACACAAATAAGGGATCTTGAAATGTTCATCAACTTCATTCAGG ATGAAGTTGGGAGCTCTGGTAAGGCAGAAGATGGACACTGTGaatgttcaggaaaaaaagatggcAGTGGCTCCTACAAATCAAATACGCGATCTTCTGGAAATAGAG TGAATCCAGAAGATGCCAGAAAGATGCGAGAAACGGGCCTGCACCTCATGCGTCGCATGCTTGCTGTTCTACAGATATTTGCTGTTAGTCAGTTCGGTTGTGCTACTGGTCAGATTCCTCGCACTCTCTGGCAGAAGGACCAAGCCAACAAGGACTATTCCCCCTTAATTAAGAAACTGGAGTTGTCTGTAGACCGGGTGAGGCAGCTAGCAATGAAACACCAGCAGGAAGATCACGTTATCAGTTACTCCAGCATGCAGGATATTCCCTTAGGAGGGAGAGATGAGCTGACTCTAGCTGTGCGGAAGGAGCTGACCATTGCTTTACGAGACCTGATGGCTCATGGGCTCTATGCCTCCTCTCAAGGAATGAGCCTGGTGTTGGCGCCCATTGCGTGCTTAATTCCTGCGTTTACATCGTCACCGCAGACCATGCACCCCTGGGAACTCTTTGTGAAGTATTACAACGCTAAGAACGGACAGGCCTTCATGGAATCCCCGGCTCGTAAGCTCTCCCAGTCCTTTGCCTTGCCTGTGACGGGAGGAGTCGCTATTACCCCCAAACAGAGCCTGCTGACAGCGATTCACACGGTTCTCACTGAGCATGATCCCTTCAAGCGCAGTGCAGACTCTGAACTGAAGGCCCTAGTGTGCATGGCATTAAATGAGCAGCGCTTGGTCTCCTGGGTAAATCTGATCTGCAAATCTGGAGCTCTGGTACAATCTCACTACCAGCCATGGAGCTACATGGCAAACACGGGCTTTGAGAGTGCGCTCAACATTCTCAGTCGCCTGAGCAACTTGAAGTTCAGCCTCCCAGTTGACCTGGCTGTCCGGCAGCTGAAAAACATCAAAGATgctttttga